The genome window CGTGGCATGGTGAAAGAGTCAAGAGCTCAGGTTGCTGTTGGACAGCCGGTTAGAGCGAGGAAGCACATTGTCTCGGGGCCGGACTAGTAAGACTTCAGGGCAGCCGGCAGTCTTTCAGCTCTGCAAACAGCAAAACCAGCATCGTGGATTTAAAAGGAAAAGCATCCACCTGGTGAGGATCCAGTGCTCTGGGCCCCAATTCTCCCCTGGTGGAGTCGTTTCCATCAGTgcaaggttggggggggggacaccatGACTTGTCCAACAGGAATAGCTATTATGCTTTACATTCACACCTCCCTTAATCCGAGTCCActttccagtgtagacactgctaaaCCAGAATGAGAAAAACTCACCCCacttttgcacaggtgtaagagCTGCCCAAGCtacagtggagaatctggccttttgtaaCAGGCTGCAGGCTTCGTTACATGGCCAGCGATGTTGGGGGCCCAACTTGACAGCCATTGGCCTGTTTTCCCAAAGGGTTAATTCCCCCCCTCCAACAACTTGCCCCTTCCCACAGCGCTGACTTAGTGACCAACCACTCCGCCCCACCAAGCCCCCAAACGCCGACAGCGACAACCTGCCAGTGCGCTGGCCGCGCTGCGTGGCTCTCCACGTGTATGTTGTCTCCACTCCGAGCCGGGCCCATCTCTCTTCAAGGCTGCAGTCCCCTTCCGCTTCCCCATTCAAAGCCGGGAAAATGCATCTGAAACCATgacccagagagagcagcccaCGGCCACTTGACATGAAGAGGCGCGGGGAGCCGTGCTGAGGCCAGGCAGCGAGTCCTTCTCACCGCACCGGCATTCTCCCCAGGCACAATAGAAAGCATTTCTACTTGATGGTCCATTACTGGTGCTCTCAGTCGGAGCCCACTCCGTTCCCCGCCTTCCATTAAGGGACATTTCTTAACTTTTACCCTTTCGGGTGCGCTGGGGAGTTTGCAGTTGGCTtgctggcagcacagctccagAGACCCTTGCTCTGCTCCTTTGCAGTGCAACCTCTATTGGCAGCCCCCCGGCATCTGTCTGAGGCCGGGACCCCGCAAACCAGGTGCTGGGTTGCTTCTCAGCCAGGCGCCTGATGCAAGGGGCGGTGGCCCAGGGATGCAGCCCACTGGGACCACATTCGGGAAGCGCCAGGCCAGGCAGAGCCAACCGGGGCCACTTCCCTCTCGTGGCTACGCTCTGTGGCCTTCCGAGCTGCAATCAGTGACTGCCCCTTTCACTGGGCAGCTGataattcccccctgccccttccagagCAAaggcccctcaccccagccccagaAGATCTGCATGGGCTTAAGTGCTTCCAGGCCATGGTTTTCCCTGCATGAGGCAACAGCTCGCTCAGTTTCTGTATTTATCAGGCTGATTGTTGGAAGGTTCCTGGCTGGGAAGTTCCAGGCTCCACCCCCGACCCACCCTGCCTGGCCCACCTTCCCAGCCAGATCCTTGGGAATTACCCAACTTGCAACACAGGAAGCTACGCTCATTGcgcaggcaaaataatggaattcACCCCCTTAGGGACTGCaacccagccctcctcccccccaacagGGTCCCGCAGCCCATGGCTGGAGAGACCAAAGCTGCAGCCATGGCGGGAGTCGGTGTCTAGCATCCAGGACTGGCATGATGCTCCAGGACAGGCAAAAGGGGAGACAGGATCAGCCAGCAGGGAGGTGAAGCACAGACAGACTGGACAAAGTACTGGTTCTgggcaggaggagaaagaagTAGCCGGTACCACCCTTCAGGCATGCATGGGGAAGATCCACAATACAAGAGTTGGATTGTTACAAGGTTTAATGGCCCTTTAAAAGCAGGTGAGCTCAGCCCCACCCGGGCTGTGTTATCCCACCCGGGTGATGGacctggccctgcagctgggtCAGCTAGCCAGGATCACTCCCTAGTAGCCTGGGGAATGGGACCTCCGACTCCACCAGCATGGGCAAACATAGGGGGCGGCTCTCTGGGGAAGACCTCAGGGAAGACCCGCTTGCTGGACCCTTTGTAGAACTGTGTTGTTTTAAGCCTGTGTGGGTAGGGTGTACATCTGACCTGCACCAGTGAGGGGGACAGTTAGAAAACCCCAGGAGTGTGGAAACTGAGGCCCGGTCACAGGTTCAGCTGGTGGTAATAGCAGGGCCTAGGCTGAGGGCAGGAGGCACacgtgctaggggctgtacacacATAAAGACAGTCCTCGCCCCCAAAGAGCCTCGTCTGAGCAAGAGGAGGCCTAAGTGGGCTTCTCCATCTCCACAGCGGTTGGCTGCGCTAGGATCCCCTGGTGGATTAAGCTCGTGTCCCCACACCGTTTCTCATAGAAACtgtccctcctgcagccccctggcagGGCTCAGGAGACACCAGCATGGCTCCCCACAGTCTCACCTGGCAGGAGACTAAAGGTAGCAAATCACCATTAGCACTCGCCCAGGATGGTTCCCCTCACCcactggctgggctggaggggagatGCCCAGAGGGAGTCCTGGCTGGGAACAGACACGGCAGCCGCACCGCATCAGGTGGTTCAAGGAGCAGCCAGGTTGCAGGACGGGAACAGGGTGAGCCCGCAGGGTTGACACCTAGTGTCGCTTCCAAGCCCGGGCAACAAACCCCTCTTTACCACTAGAtccctggcaggagctgggaCACCATCCAACCGCCCCGCAGCGACCCACAGAGAGTCCGGCCGGGACTGTGAGCTCAAGCTTTATTCAGAAATCGAGTGTGAGTGAAGCTGCAGCCTGCCCCTGCCTGGCAGAGTCTCAGAGGTAAAAGCAACGGTGCCAGCAGCTCATGGGCACCAGCAGGCAGAGCCCAAGGGGATGCTTGGGACACTCCTTATGCGTTTCTCGTTAGGAGAGGCGCCAGCTTCTCCGTATTCAAGACATCAGGGGCTCCCGTGGACGTCATGCTCCAGGCCAAGCAATCAGCCCGTCTGCCCCAACAgcaccaggggagggggagaggtctCCCTGGAACGCTGCACGGCACGGTCCATGAGGATTTGTCTCTCGGGTCCACAGTCACGTGTCTGGAGCCCCCTGGAACTGCTCTGtgcctggaaccccctcctgcaggGCTTCGTCCTCGATGCGCCGGAAGACAGCGGGGAAGGTCTTGCCACTGTTCCGTTGGACCTTCTTTCCCTCCTCGGTGGAGGTGCCCAGACGCCCCACGATGGGATCGCTGCCCTGTTGGAGAAAGGGCAGTTACCGCGTGAGCTGCCGACCGGCCaatgcctccccttccccatcagccTGGCTCGTCTCCAGCATAACGGGCACACAGACCGGCAGCCCCCTGTCCCTGCAGGGAAATTAGACCCGAGCAGGCATCAAACCGTGTGAGCCAACGGCAACCGGCCCTGCCTGGCTCTGTGTTGGGGGCAGCCGGTCCATCTACCAGCCAAGCGGCAGCAGGGGACACTGGCTGGGTCCTGAAATCCAGTGTCTCCTACTCAAGTCCATCGCTGGGGGCTCCCTAGCAACAGGacagatgcgggggggggggggtggctcccTAGCAACAGCACACACCCTCCCCTCAACTCAACCATGCAATAAGCAGCCAGCGTGTGAACGTGAAAAGAGAGAAGAGGTTTTGGTGTGGGACCAGGTTTCACTTTCCAGCTTCTGTGGGCTTCTTGGAAACCCTAGGACAAGGGAAGAAACTTTTGCAGATTGAGTCAGCCCAGGATGGGTGCAGGGCCCCCGGGTAGTGCAAACATTCCCCTTTTGGGCTCCTTCCCCTCCCGGCGCCCGCTACTTTCGTTCTTACCAAGTCCTCCAAGGGCACCTGGACAAAGAGCGGGTGCCCACTGAAGTGCCCAACCATCCACTCGTGCACCTCTTCCACATCAGTGATGGTATACACCAGGCCCTGCGCAAGAGGGAGGGAGTAGCCTGAGGATCCAGGTAGCTGGGACCAGCCCATCAAAGAGAGGATGTGGAGGGGTCACTGGATACCTATGCAGGGACACCTATGGCCCCATCCCAGCCATACGGCAGTAAAACCCAAGAACCCAAATGGCTCATGCCATAGAAGGAAACTTTCCGCAACTACCAAAACCTCAGGGCCCCGGATGGGAAGGAGGGTAATCTCTGTACAGAGCAGCTTGTGGTCAAGGGACCTCCTCCCTAACTATTAGAGATCCCAACTCTAATTAGCCAAGGCAATTATGCTCTCtgcctccacccccgccccctccccccccgggttgccaattttggtgggACATATTCCTGGATGTTTCATCATACAACATCATCTTCACTTAAAGATCCATCTTTCATTTctagagactccaggacaatcatCGAGGTTTGGCAACCATAGCCCTGCCCCCGGGGTCTGCACCATGGGGAGATGTTAGCGTATTTGCCTGTTACTCACGCAGCCGGGCTGGGTGGGGCCCACGCCTATTCATCGCCCCAGTTTGATCTGCTGGTTACGAACCCACGGTGACGGCACAGGGAGGAGCAGACGGGTTGCCCGAGGCAGCTAAGTCATGAACGGGCAGGTGGGAGCTGCCGAGGGCGGGCAACGGGCTCACTCTGCCAACAGGAAGTCCTCCCAGCACAGCTCTGCAGGAAGCAGGGCAAAGGCCAACCCCTCCGTGCTGGGACCCATGCAGTAAGTGGGGCTTACTCACCATGCCCTTGGGGCACTGCTGGGTTTGAGCTACAAACTCTGTTGGTTGAGGACAGAATGCTCCTGCCTGCTGAGCCGTGGCTAAGTCCCCAGCCAGAGAGGCTTCCCCTAACCAGAGATTCCACGAAAGCCTCCGCCCACCCCCCCACCAGCGACCGATCCCAACTCACCCCAATGCGCAGGACGTAGGCGTATTCGGCCAGCAGCGTAGAGCTGATGATCCGCCACTTGTGCTTAGTCTTCTTGAAGTGTGGGTCCGGGAAGAGGAAGAACATCTTGGCCAGCTGCAAACATAGGGGGCAACCCCGGAAGGGTGGAGACGGTGAGCCCTACAAGTCTCTGTAGCCAGCAGAGCCAACGCCTCCTCGCCCCACTGAGATCACCATGGCCATGGATGCATTCTCTGGCTGACCAGCCCCATCCTCCTGGGACCATTAACCCTATCAGTACTGCAGCTATCAGAGCACCCTCCTCATCCATCCCTCCCCAGGCAGGAGGGGTATTACTGTAGCTATGGGAACAGCCCCCAGCCAGCATCAGTGTCTCTGGGACCAATTTGGGAGAAGGGTTTTTCCCACTGAGTTACAGCTTGTTTAAAGCACATTCAGGGTTGGGGTTTCCTTTTTTCAAGTGCTCCCCAAGGATGGCAAGGATTGAAAGCGGGAGGTTATATGACTGCCTGGGACATCAGTGGCGGAGCCCCAAGGCCCCTGGCACCTCACCTGCCCCTTGTGGAAGAAGTTGGGCAGGTGCTTCATGGCATTGCTGCGGACACAGGCGATGTTCTGGTACTGCCCGGGATGGGATGCTCTCAGAGACTGGATCCGGTCACGGACGTAATCCGAGACCTTCACTCGAATCTCCAGGCCCAGCATTAAGGtgttggggaagaggggagacaACTCGACTGTAAAAGATGAAAGAGGAACTACCATCTGCTCTCAGAGCCGGGGAATCCCAGACAGAGGCAACTGTTCAGAACGATAAACCCCAGAGCGGCTACCTGGGGACAACTCACCTGCCTCCCAAGATGGGAGCGAGGGTATCAGACAGGTCATTCCCACTTGCCAGGGGAGAGGCAGcggcagcagcctggggctgagAGCAACAACTTGCCACCTTTCAGGATTGCAACCCTTTCTCATCACAGCATGTTAAACTTAACCAGAGCAGCACAGTTATGGGTACAGCGGCTTCTGCACCACAGAATCTATAGGGACACCAGGGTGAGACAGCCCATGTCACCAGCTCTCCCTGACCCACATGACCGACAGTGCAACCGGTTTCCGATTTCCCGCATCAAGTCTGGGCTCTGCGCAGAACAGACCAAGGAGCTAGTTCCACTGGTGAGTCAGCGCTAGACCTCAGCTAAGCATGCATAGTTCCACACCACGTACTCTGGGATACACAGCTGTCAACAGAGAGAGACGTACCCGAGATGTGAAGTCAGGCATGGACCCGTATCTGGAGAAGGAAGAGGCTTCACGGAGCAAACCCGCACCCCTCTCAGGACTGTCCCTCCAAGGCAGCCTTGACCACACCTGCCCACCTAGAACCTGCTGCGTCCAGACCGACGGAAAAGCATCACTGGGAACTTACCCAACAAGCCCCCATAACCGCAGCCAATATCAGCAAATTCAACTTGCACCGCTGGCTTCACTCTCTCCTCGGAGTCCTTTGGGTCATCGTGACGGTCATCTTTGGTCAACGGGGCGAAGAACTCAGGATAGTGCTCAGCCCAGTTCATTTCCTCAGGTTTCGTGGGACTAAAAGAGAGGAACAGGGACAAAGCTGGATTAAAAGAGAGAATAGGAAAGCAGCTATTCGATTAGTGGGGAGATTTAAGCTGTGCAATAACTTCCCAATGGGCTAAAAATATGTCCTGCTTGGACCATTTCAAGCTGGACAAACACCGAAAGATTTCAGGGACCAATCCTGCCCCCAGGGAATGAGTCAGGTGGAGCTAATCTAACTTGGCGTTAAATGGTGTTTCTCCACCCAACTGTCCCAATTCCTCTCTGgcttgtgagctctttgggcaggAACTATCTCTTACCCTGCAACCTGACAGCACATCAAAGAGGAGCTTCAGGAAGTAACAAATCTACAGTGTTTTCTTAAACACTCTGAAAGATGTATGTAAATACACTAACACATGGACATCACCAGCAACCTCTTAGGAGTCCTCCCAAGTAGGCTTTAAATGCATGTTGTTGGAACAAGAGAGTCAATAAAGCCATGTCAGGTCAACACTTGGAAAGCTTTGCCCTAGAAGCAAATATTGCTTTTATGGGCAAAACTGCCCTTTTGCTGATAGAGCTTGTTTCAGCCTCCCCGAGCAAGACAAGCCATACCGATAAAAGCAGGATTTTGTCTGTCTAACGACATTCAGGCTTTTACTGGACTGTCGGTCATGAATCACAGCTCCTCACACCCCTTAACAGACACACTGTGCTGGCACAAGCTTGGGTCGGGTAGACCTAGCCTCAGGGTAACCTTTTAAACACATGCTAGCCTAGGTGCAACTTCAGCTCCACCAGCGAGTACCTGAAGGGAGCGTTCCCTGTCTACACAGATTTATAAGAAGTCAGCTAACGCATTCTTGCGCATCCTAGTCCAGACAAACCCAGCTAGGTTACGCCACTTGCACTCTGGCAAACACTTCATGCCGGCTGGAAGACGCATGGATTtggaaggtttcagaggagcagccgtgttaatctgtattcgcaaaaagaaaaggaggacttgtatccgatgaagtgagctgtagctcatgaaagcttatgctcaaataaattggttagtctctaaggtgcgacaagtcctccttttctttttatggatttGGAAGCagctcatctcttctctcccatttaatatttattttggtcCCTTTGGGAGCTGGGACAGAAAGTTTAGTTCCCCTGGCTCCGGGGATCTCCCACGGCGGGGGGCGGGAATCACGAGGGCTCCTACAGAGGAAGAGAGCTCAGGACGCCCGCCTCAGGATGAGGAAGGGTAAGATTAGGGGCTTCCTCCAGGGCACAGTGAATACAGGATCAGGGGACCCCAAAAtgggaagggggagcaggatGAATGGGGCTCCCCAGGGTATATGGGGTTCAATGGGGCAGGAGATCAGGGGGCTcccgggatgggggtgagggctcgATGTATGGGGGTTAGGGGACTTGGGGGGCTCCCCGGTGCATATGGGGTTCAATGGGGCAGGAGGTCAGGGGGCTCCCGGgatggggggggcgggaagcTCGATGTATGGGGGTCGGGGGACTTgggggccccctggggggtcTCAGGACCTTCCCCCCACTCACTAGCGCAGCGTGTGGTCCGCCAGGGGGTTGGAGTGAGCCCGCTGCCGGTAGAAGCGTTTCTGGGGCGGGGCCCCCGCCATGGCACCCCCGGGACCCCGCGCCGGGCCCGCGACCCACGTGGAGCCAGCGCGGCCACAGCTGGAGTCGCAGGAACCAAACGTCACAGGAAACGCGCCACCACCAGCGCGCGCGCGcctgctttaaagggcccgggacaGCCTCGCCCCCGCCCAGCCGGGCCTTGGCCACGCGGGCCGGTGTCACATGAcgtctcccccgccccgcccccaaccccgcccctctgagccccagctccacccactgaccccctgccccaccccactgagccccccaacctccatcccactgacccccagccccaccccactgacccccccactgagccccccaacccccatcctactgacccccagccccaccccagccccgcccactgACCCCCAACCTCATCCTACTGACCCTCAGCCTCCATCCCAGCCCCGCCCACTGACCCCCAACCTCCATCCcactgacccccagccccaccccactgagccccccaacccccatcctactgacccccagccccaccccagccccgcccactgacccccaacccccatcctacTGacccccagcctccaccccagccccgcccactgagccccccaacccccatcctacTGACCctcagcctccaccccagccccgcccactgACCCCCAACCTCCATCCCACTGActccgcagccccaccccagccccgcccactgacccccaacttccATCCtactgacccccagccccacccctctgagccccagctccacccactgacccccaacctccatcccactgaccccgcacccccaccccactgacccccccaccgagccccccaacctccatcccactgaccctgcagccccaccccagccccgcccactgacccccaacccccatcctaccgacccccagccccacccctctgagccccagctccacccactgACCCCCAACCTCCATCCCACTGACCCCCAACCCACACCCCACTGAccccgcagccccaccccagccctgcccactgaCCTCCACCCTATTGACCCCCAGTCCCACCCACTGACCCCCAATGCTGCCTACTGACCCCCCAACCTCCATCCTACTGACCCCCCATTACCCCACTGGCCCCCAGCCTCCATCCCCCTGACCCCCAAGCTCCATCCCACTGACCCTCCAACCTCCATCCTACTGACCTCCAACTGCCAGCCCCACTGACTCCCAGCCCAAATCCATTGATCCACCGACCCTTACCCTACTGACCCCAAACCCAGTGAGCCCCCTGACTCTTGAATCACTTGATGGTggcgtgttctgttcattccctctggggcacctggcactggctactgtcagaagacaggatcctgggttagatggacctttggtcagacCCAGTCTGGCGGTTCTACactttaacgtgccttgtgtggtcgcGGCGGGTGTAACTACACAAGAGGTGCACTGTCTACCCTgtcactttacagcgctgaaacttgctgtgctcgggagggggtgttttttcacacccctgacccagAAAGTTGCCGCGCTGTAAATTGCCGGTGTGGACAAGCCCTGAGCTGCAGCTCCACCGAAGGTAGCAACGGAGGAAGCTGTAGATTCAAGAAGGTACATGTGTTTTTATCACCATGTCATCTGCTCCATCTGGCTACCACTGGCGAAGCTGCACGAGCTGGTGAATCACAGCTACGGAATTTGCTCATGCAGACAACCAGGGCTGGAGCTTAGTTACAGATCAGGTCTGACAATGGGCAGCTTGGATGTG of Natator depressus isolate rNatDep1 chromosome 20, rNatDep2.hap1, whole genome shotgun sequence contains these proteins:
- the METTL1 gene encoding tRNA (guanine-N(7)-)-methyltransferase, whose protein sequence is MAGAPPQKRFYRQRAHSNPLADHTLRYPTKPEEMNWAEHYPEFFAPLTKDDRHDDPKDSEERVKPAVQVEFADIGCGYGGLLVELSPLFPNTLMLGLEIRVKVSDYVRDRIQSLRASHPGQYQNIACVRSNAMKHLPNFFHKGQLAKMFFLFPDPHFKKTKHKWRIISSTLLAEYAYVLRIGGLVYTITDVEEVHEWMVGHFSGHPLFVQVPLEDLGSDPIVGRLGTSTEEGKKVQRNSGKTFPAVFRRIEDEALQEGVPGTEQFQGAPDT